AACACAGTAAATTGAAGGAGTAAACTTCAGCAGAGTCGCGTTAGTACGATGGCCGAGAGATAGAATGCTGCGTATATCGTTGGGTGAACGTGATAGTCCACCAGCCATTAACTGCTGCCGGGAAAAGTCAAGCGACTGGGGGCCAGTCTAGCATACGTCATAAGGATAGATAGAAAAACAATATTGATCATCCAAGTAAAGTTTTCTTGGCAAGAAGCAAAGTTCAAAAAATCCccaaatgaacaaaaaaaaccaaaacaaaacaaatgatatTGCAGTTTTTAGAATTTGCAGTTTTACAACCTATATTTTGAGATAGGAACAAGCTGAGAACACATGACGTCCTTCTTCAATATCCATCATATCACGAAAAAACATTTGTCGTATTATGAAGTTGTTTAGTTGATTTATCGCGATAGAAGTATCGTGTATATAcctgtgatatatatatatatatatatattatatatatatatatatatatatatatatatatatatatatatatatatatatatatatatatatatatatatatatatatatatattgcatttactTATCTCGGACGATGCGTAGAGACAGGTTATAGTATGTTGATAGAATGAGCAGTTCATGTATTCTAGAGCCGTATGAACGTCTTCTTGCGGTAGGCCGTGGTCAAATTTTTTACGTACGGGAGCTTTATTTCTGAAAGGTTAGGGACCAACTTATGTTATAAAGAGAATCACTTGCAATAAAGGATATTTACAATTACTTAGATCACCTTTTATGTAACGTTCTGCCCTTTACAGGTAGAAAAGATAAAAACGAGGTGTTGGTAATCAAATCAGAAATGAGTTCGATGCTACCTTTTTTACTACATCAGAGAAATCTCATTTCCGATAATGGAACGGAAGTAAATCTTCACATTGCAGCATATTATCATGATGACATTTGATAAAATTCGGAGCAATTCATGctaaagaaacgtctcttttaGAAGATAATTTATTTAGTTTTTGCATGCCTTgactattcaaaacaaaatatgtcatgccagtatattgatggtgtaaatacagcgatctgattggtcgagacgtgaaaagaaccgtggtatattggcgatataccacgcaCGGCACACGCGGGAGCTCTCGGCTTCAGCAAACtccttttttgacgttccatatctgaatttcaatatactgttatgatataatagccataaatcacacccagcgacggtgtACCACTcaatatatgcactcgctatcgttcGCGCATATGTCGTGGACTGATCAAAAtgtcgtggtataccatcgctgggtgtgctttattgcttaaataaacaCTTCGGTGTTGTGTACACTGATTCATGACCGGCGAATGGTATACACATGCAAAACACTCCATTGTTGTGGCATTCCCATAGAGCGTTATTTTCTTTACGCAAAGGTCAGGTCGGTCACGGTGACCTCAAAACAAAGCAGACTACGCACAGTACTGTTCAAAAGGTGAAAGTGAGTAGATAGGAGGTAGTCAAGGAAGTTGTACTTTGTGTCGTCGAGAAGAATGCGTCGATCCATTGTTGTTTACTCTATATTATTGGTATTTTCCACATCAATCCTGTATGCATCCAGTCAGCAAGGTAAGTGGTAACATTTTTAGCTGAAAAGCAACTGATTCTGTTGAAATATTGATCTGAAAAAGGAGAGACACCTACCAGGAAGTGAAAtcgttttattgttttgtttctatCTACAGTTCAATCTACGCAAAGATAGCATTCTTAAAATTCTAACCTACGTCATGATTGTGGATGCATATTGACATGAATCGTTTCAGTGTTGTAAGTGTACCTGGCGTAGTTTATGTCGAAAAGCCGAATGCGTCGAATGCTTATCCGTTCACTATGGTGACATGCACCGTTTCAAGTCAGTCTGCGACAAAAgtaacatacaaatatacagaGGGAATCCACGGCTACATGTCATATCTAGTAGAGCTTTGATTAAGCATTGTAACAAGCTCGGTATTCGTATTTATcttaaatacaaattttcttcTAAACTAGTTATAATGTGAACGGTATCTAAATGTCATTGGCTACTAAGCTCAACCAAGTATTGTCTAAGGTTACAATCAAAGCAATGCctatattttgcattatctttcGTTATTCAAACTGCAATTGATCAAAGTCCCATATATTAGAACAGGCTACGTATACATGGCCAAGTTACACGAGCCTGATACCATTCCCTCACCTTGGGTATTGTGCAACTCAATTGATGCGTGGAGGACAAACAGCGCCCTCCGAAACAGAAAATTCTCGAAGACAGGGTATTATATGAACCTGTTATACTTCGATCAATTCGTGCCAAGAGTACTTTCGGCCTTGCAATTTTCAACTAAATAACAATAAACAGCACATCATCAGTTACGATGATACAAATAAAATAGCAAAGAGACAGTCCATAATCTAGGTATCATAGCTAAGATAAGTGTCTTTACAATATATTTATAGGACCATGAGAAGAGTAGCGTGGACAGCACAAATAAAAGCTTTCATCTTTTATAGTATACGTTTCTTGCTCAACAAGATCGGATGTGGCGCAAGTCCACTAgataatttcccataggccaccacagaagcgtttcgtgtgggcaagtccattttgaaaattttgactaaGTAATGAAATTGCGCCCTCTGTGTTGTTTTTGCCAAACCCCAGGCTTATTGCTATGATTTCcatacaacacgattggaactatttcgGGACAATTGGCTTGTGAAGTAATGAcggttttatgagtaatttgtaatattgcaacattcagctacaggacacctaacacttttagtaatttgaacaatatgaagagCCAATTATCCAGAATTATTTCCGATCGTGTTATAGGCCTTATAACTCCTtatattaccacagaatgcTACAGCCATTATTTACATCAATCCAGTGCATTTTGATTAAAACAGGCAATTATCTTTACAAAATACTTCAAGTTAAAGTTCAAACCAAACGACATccatacaaatatcaaaacttacGCGTCCACACTATTTTTCACCCTAACTCCACAAGTAAATTTGTGGTCTTGTTCCATGTAATAggactttttattttatttttattttttattttattaatctcgaaccaacagattgccccaataacaggttcgactgaaaataaaaatataatacaaaaacgaaaaatatataacagttacaacgtaaacaaacagacaggagaattcacataagaaataaccaaaaaacagcaacacagcaaaagacacacagaaaaacacccagataaaagtaatcattcagaaaaaaggatcttacataatccatgacgaaaattacttaagttattaaaaatatctaaattttgcttgttacagatagaattaaaatatgtctgagatcgtgataaaatgagtgtttcaagatattcgtacgtgctgacactggtctaaaaagaacagcacgacgcaatgtaaaagcaggaacgttaaaatgaatctgtgcaaggacatctggtacactataaactgagtgaaggattttataaagaaaaagagtgtctaaaaattttcgcctgttctccaatgtgggaaggcgaaattcataacataggttactatacagagcccttgagtaagccatcgatgaacggaaacaaagatacttgataaattttatttggactcTTTCTAATTCACAAATGATTAatgacagcattcccggctttgacttattacagtgattcatatcctgtatcttttcatacaatatttagacaattttgggaccaatctgacgggtgtagcatgctagcagggtacgcttacccattccggacacctggtaccaccactaattatcagtggttcaggatggtcctacttaaatttgtaaatcacaattgtcccatggacctggtaatatattaccttgaatggaaatgattattggaccagtttaatgtcattttctttattaaatataattgatgAGGGGACCAGATGGTGTGAGCAGTATTCAACGTGGCTTCTGACGTAGGagacatacaatgtttttaaaactttgatgctattaaaatatttacaagaacgcttgataaatccaagcattttaaaagcCTTTGAAACAACATGGCTAATGTGCATACTCCAGTTAAGTTTACTTAATAAAAATACACCAAGGTCTTTTACAAAGTTGGTGCGAGTCAAGATAGTTTGCTTAGCACATCtgtaaggaaatattttgacgtttttttcaaagtgaatgaaatacatgaacattttttaacatttaatgaCAACTTCCATTTGCTCGTCCACTTCACAACCTGGTTGATATCTTGTTGTAGTTTGATGCAATCGGACATATCAGTAATGGCCATAAATAACTTGGAATCGTCAGCATACAAAGATAAATTTGCATGGTTCATGCATTCAGACATGTCATTGATATAAAGTACAAAGAGGAGGGGACCAAAAATAGACCCTTGGGGTACACCTGATGTGACATGTCCCCATGATGACAGTTCCCCGTCAAAAGCTACCCTTTGTAAACGACATTGAAGATATGTGGAAAGCCAGGTTAACAGATTACCACCTATACCATATGACTGAAGTTTATGAATCAGTAAAGTGTGGTCGACCGAgtcaaaagcttttgaaaaatccaagtaAATAGAGTCAACCTGCCCTCCTTTGTCCATCACTGTGCtgatataattaatataagatACAAGATTTGTCGTGGTCGAACGGCCGCTGACAAACCCATGTTGGCTTTCAcatatgacagatttaacatGGTTAACAAGATTAACAAGACAATTTCACACATTtagtaagaaaaaaataaaacaattgaaaAACGAAAATTCAAGTCAAATTCAATAGTTTGACAATGTTGTGAGTTGGGAATTTTAAATGTACATTGTCGTATGTACATATCAGCACGAACTCATTGTCTCGTCAGAATTTAACAACACAGATAGCGATTTGCAAACTCTCAGAGGCTTGAATTTCATCCTCAGTTGCCGTTCGGTTGAATGGTGGTCGGACGCCATTTGAAGGAAGAGTTGACGTCAGACGAGATGGAGAGAACTCATGGAGATATGTGTGTGGAACTGGTGCAGGATGGAATCTAACAGTAGCAAGGGCCGTGTGTAAACATCTGGGTAAAGCTACCTATTTTCTGTTGTAAAAACTAACGATTTAAATGCATTGATTAGATATTAAGAACTCCGCAGAGCATACGACCAAATCCGTATCCCACTAAAATGCCCAACTTCTCATAAAGAAACGAAAAGCTAGCATATTTGAGTTCATTGAAAATTCGAAATCCAAACGAAAACTAACTCAGATAATCTGCACATGTACTTCAACAATTGATTTTAAACTCTATTTATTGTTAAAGGCTATCCTGCGGTAATGTGGGAATGGCACAATGGTGAATTTTGTGGAGAAGACCTGTCGTCTGCTAGCTTTCTCTGTGATATCAGATGTAATCCATTGTCAGAATCTCTTGAAAACTGTAGCATAGATTGGGACAACAACGGCTGTCAATGTGACCAACGAAACACAGCTGGAGTAACTTGTTACCGTACGTATACACCCACAGTCACTATAAAGGcataaatactgtattcaaatttctgAGATGTATGGTGGAACGATTACAGTACTTATCAGTCACTTATCTCATGACAAGGTGTGACAGAACATGTGTACATCTACTTAAAATAATCTATTTTTGTAGCGTTGTCAGAAGAGAATAATTGCAAGCTAATTATGCGTTTCCGCATTGTTTCACTCATAGTAGGTAACATTTTGCCCGTTTCAAAGTTTTGTACAAAAACCTTAACTTCAATTTTGACAGCCTTGCCTCTTTTGTGCTTATTATTTATTACGTTAGTAATGTTGTGTTTATTTATCACCAGAACTTAATTTTCTTGGTCGATATAAAGAGAGTCGGGATGACAGAATATTTCCATCAAACACGTTATGGCAGATACCCCCGAATGACGTCACAATTGAAGGGTGTATTAAAGTGTGCCGGGATCGACAAAAGACTATAGCGGTTCTCGCGAGTGGTGACGAGTGTTACTGTGGCGATGACTCGGTTGATTACTGGCGTCATGAAGAGGCTATTCCAGGATTTCCAATACTGCCTGACTCGGACGTTGTGATGTACGACACAGTGCAGTGTTTTGGCAATCATGGAGAAGCACCTTATATACAAGGCTGTGGAGGCAATTGGCAGTTAGATGTTTATAATGGTAAGTAGATGTTAAAATTCTTCATCAACCAAAAATCGATGCAAATGTCTTCGAAGAATATTTTGGCATGTGTACCATACCACAAAATATAATCCCAGTGACTTCACTATCGACGTTCTCATGATAGTACTGATTATTTGTTATCATACGGTGTACACGATGCCAAACGCAAGATGGCACACCTGTATTCTTAATTAAAATTAAGATTTTCTTTATTGTCTTTCGGTATCAATTAATTGGTCTACCAGATTTAATGTAGATTGACTAAGACGCCGTCTTGTCTATTACACATCAATTACAGCCTCCTTTCAAATCAAAGACGCAGGATCAAATGGGTTGGGATCAAAATGCTTTAACTCAGAAATGGTCACGTTGGGGTTCAACGAAACCTCTCAAATGGTAAATATGTTATTCATTCATCTATGTAGTTTACGATGGTTGTAACAGTTTaaacacacaacaaacaaacttttgagttaCGAAAATGTTGCTCAATCTATTGTATTACTTTAGAAAGCACAGCTTTATTCTTGCTAGTCCGGTATTAATAGTAGTTTTGAAGGTAGTATATGtgtacctcgaaagtgaaagacttaaattttccgatgtgaaactttcaactatccCCTCagcaaatcaagaatagaaatcggTGATGATGGTGCAACGTTTAATACTATAGAAATAAAGTACCTACCATATGTCGAtatattaactctatggagaaaataaaagttCATATTTAGAATAACTAATACGGTGATTCTTTTTGTGCCAGGAACTTTAAATGGgcccaaaagtggtagataggaaaagaatggcaaaaatttgagagtctgactatctgttaggggcgcattctacctaatAAAACGCTTGACATTTATATTAATTGATTACATCGTTATGCAAAAATCACACAATTTGTATGAACGTTGATatacagttttttttctccatttcaGATTCGCCTGCACTATTAGGTGTTAGCTTATTAATCATTGTTGTTCTAATCCTCGCAATGGTATACGTTATCTACAGACGATGGTGTCTGAAGTAAGTTTCATTATACCCACATAGGACTGTACTTCAACGTTTACTAAAATAATACAGATAGATTTATCTTAGCTTATACTCGTGTTTATTCTTTAATGCTACATATCGATGTCCTTGTTTGTGAAGTTTTTATACATTTCGATCAATATCTATATGTGTTGGGAAGTTAAAGCATTGCCAGAGTGACCCTtcatcacttttaacttttgctgcgctttgcagtatttttgtactttgtgtaaaatgcagATTCTTGTTCTCCAACAAAAGTCCCGTCTGTaaataggcctacatgtaggGTTCAGCACGGAACTAAAGTCTGTAGATGGAAATGTCCAATAAAACTGTTGGCGACTGAGCATCTGCCCCAGGCTGATCAACAATGACATTGCTGgcacagcaaatattttgtattgtaacaTGCTTCAGGAGGAGGgataagaaaatgtcttttgttttttcgaGCAAGAGGTTAAAGCTACTATTCTTTCAACTCATTGATTGCAGAAGTACAAATCAGATGCGAGAAGAACACACAAGAATGCGGGAGGATGATCTTAGAAGAAGACTTTCAGCTGGTAACACACCTGCTGTGACAAGGAGAGAAGCAAGAGATGCAGCAAGATATTTCGCATTTGTAAATCCAATAGGTGGATTGAATCGAAATACACCAGATACTTCCCACGATGCTGCAGCTTTACAGGGCCAACAGCAAAACATCACAGACACCAGACTTACTGCGGAGTATGAGTCACTTGGTCCGGCAAATACTCCATCAACTCTAGGCGAATCAACCAGCTTGCATATGGAGGAACAGGACACCAGACCTTCGTCATTTAATCCGTACGCCCAAGTTGATAATACGGCAGTTGTGGGGGCATTCAGTGCAGTGGCAAACACTCGGAACGAAAGTGACCAAGGTGCATATGGACCGAGTGAACCGAAAACGTACGCACAAGTTGACAAGAAGAAAGATAGTGCTACAGATAAACCTGACGATGGATCACCCCTGGTGCAAACGACGCGGAAGAAATCAAAGATGACCTATATGCAAAGGTCGAAAAGCCCAAACCTCTGgttcaaaacaaacacaatataGAGGATGAAGTTAGTCCTagtgatgacgtcattattCCTAAGCCAACTAGCATCGTCGATGGTGATGAAGAATACAGCGACGATGAGGTACCAAGAATACCTGTCAGGAGTCAGGAACGCTTAGAGGAAGTTAACCCCTAAAGAGATCGTAACAGGCACTCTCTTTCTGGGTTTCATTTATGGGCAATGTGTTAATTGTATTAAAAAGGCAGCCATTATGTCACTCTTTTCTTTCTCTATCAATGAACGAAGTGTAAAGCTTGCCTTTGTTTATTAAAATGGATAACGGAAAAAATATGGTCCGAAAACAGCGAAATATTTTCTAAAACTTGAACGCATGAGAAGAAGAATCAAAGGTGAATACGAGGAAAACATGTTCGATCACAAAACTTTACAAGTTTCATAGATTAAAAGAGTGATTGTCATTCACTTCAAATGTACACAGAAATATATGGCTCTATACTCTGCTCAAAAGTGGTAACATTGATCTAATGTTATGACCTAGAATTACATTTTATGTTTAG
The DNA window shown above is from Ptychodera flava strain L36383 chromosome 5, AS_Pfla_20210202, whole genome shotgun sequence and carries:
- the LOC139132664 gene encoding uncharacterized protein; amino-acid sequence: MRRSIVVYSILLVFSTSILYASSQQVAVRLNGGRTPFEGRVDVRRDGENSWRYVCGTGAGWNLTVARAVCKHLGYPAVMWEWHNGEFCGEDLSSASFLCDIRCNPLSESLENCSIDWDNNGCQCDQRNTAGVTCYQLNFLGRYKESRDDRIFPSNTLWQIPPNDVTIEGCIKVCRDRQKTIAVLASGDECYCGDDSVDYWRHEEAIPGFPILPDSDVVMYDTVQCFGNHGEAPYIQGCGGNWQLDVYNGK
- the LOC139132867 gene encoding uncharacterized protein, which produces MVYVIYRRWCLKSTNQMREEHTRMREDDLRRRLSAGNTPAVTRREARDAARYFAFVNPIGGLNRNTPDTSHDAAALQGQQQNITDTRLTAEYESLGPANTPSTLGESTSLHMEEQDTRPSSFNPYAQVDNTAVVGAFSAVANTRNESDQGAYGPSEPKTYAQVDKKKDSATDKPDDGSPLVQTTRKKSKMTYMQRSKSPNLWFKTNTI